From one Salinibacterium hongtaonis genomic stretch:
- a CDS encoding DNA recombination protein RmuC, which produces MDPVVLLIIGLVLGLIVGAALGVVVARSRQAGAATGTAAVLEARHETALSELRAREQAAQAQLAAELAFTQATADALREQVSGLQQQHRELMERQRLDQQAHTERERVESRVLQALTPVQENLRAMQHKVTELEEQRSRQHGELSQQLRSATESEERLRSTAEALASALKSNSTRGVWGETQLRNVVEAAGLIERVDFDVQASITSDAGAGRPDMVVHLPGGKNIAVDAKVPFTSYLEASQIAVTATGEEGAKREQLIRAHVKALRSHIDTLAGKTYWAGLDASPEMVIAFIPSESLVSSALEADPSIMDYAFSKRVALASPVTLWSVLKTVAFSWQQDVLTADAKQLFDLSKELYARLSRLSDHVEKLGRSIERSVKDYNSFVGSLERQVLPSARKLGALDESKVLGTLPGIEETPRLLTAFELTSTTDDDTDPMPTRPELVS; this is translated from the coding sequence ATGGATCCCGTCGTGCTTCTCATCATCGGCCTCGTGCTCGGTCTCATCGTGGGTGCCGCGCTCGGGGTTGTCGTCGCGCGCTCCCGCCAGGCCGGGGCGGCCACCGGCACCGCCGCTGTTCTCGAGGCCCGCCATGAGACCGCCCTCAGCGAGCTCCGGGCGCGCGAGCAGGCGGCCCAGGCACAGCTTGCTGCCGAGCTCGCGTTTACGCAGGCGACCGCGGATGCTCTGCGCGAGCAGGTCAGCGGCTTGCAGCAGCAACACCGCGAGCTAATGGAACGCCAGCGCCTCGACCAGCAAGCCCACACGGAGCGCGAGCGCGTCGAAAGCCGCGTGCTGCAGGCGCTCACTCCCGTGCAGGAGAATCTGCGGGCGATGCAGCACAAGGTCACCGAGCTGGAGGAACAGCGCAGCCGCCAGCACGGCGAACTCAGCCAGCAGCTGCGTTCGGCAACTGAGTCTGAAGAGCGCCTGCGCAGCACCGCGGAGGCACTCGCCTCTGCCCTCAAGAGCAACAGCACCCGCGGAGTCTGGGGCGAAACCCAGCTTCGCAACGTCGTCGAGGCGGCCGGGCTCATCGAGCGCGTCGACTTCGATGTTCAGGCCAGCATCACATCGGATGCCGGCGCGGGCCGCCCCGACATGGTCGTCCACCTTCCCGGCGGCAAGAACATTGCCGTCGACGCGAAGGTGCCGTTCACCTCCTACCTCGAGGCAAGCCAGATCGCGGTGACGGCGACAGGTGAGGAGGGCGCCAAGCGCGAGCAGCTCATTCGCGCCCACGTGAAGGCCCTGCGCTCGCACATCGACACCCTGGCAGGCAAGACCTACTGGGCGGGGCTCGACGCCTCTCCCGAGATGGTGATCGCCTTCATTCCCAGTGAGTCCCTCGTCTCAAGCGCCCTCGAAGCTGACCCGTCGATCATGGACTACGCGTTCTCCAAGCGCGTTGCCCTCGCCTCACCGGTCACCCTGTGGTCGGTGCTCAAGACGGTTGCGTTCAGCTGGCAGCAGGATGTGCTCACGGCCGACGCGAAGCAGTTGTTCGATCTGAGCAAGGAGCTCTACGCCCGCCTGAGCCGGCTCTCCGACCATGTGGAGAAGCTCGGACGGTCCATTGAGCGGAGCGTGAAGGACTACAACTCGTTCGTCGGCTCGCTCGAGCGCCAGGTGCTCCCCAGCGCCCGCAAGCTCGGCGCCCTCGATGAATCGAAGGTCCTGGGCACGCTGCCCGGCATCGAAGAGACCCCTCGCCTGCTTACGGCGTTCGAGCTGACGTCAACTACAGACGACGACACCGATCCAATGCCGACTCGGCCAGAACTCGTCTCCTAG
- the fbaA gene encoding class II fructose-bisphosphate aldolase has translation MPIATPDQYAEMLDKAKKQGFAYPAINVSSSQTVNAVLQGLTEAGSDGIIQVSTGGADYWAGHSVKNRASGALAFAAFTREVAKNYPITVALHTDHCPKDALDGFVLPLIEASEESVRNGGEPIFQSHMWDGSAVPLGENLEIAKTLLPRMKNINSILEVEIGVVGGEEDGVSHDINEHLYTTLDDAIATVEALGFGEQGRYMAALTFGNVHGVYKPGNVKLRPELLREIQDGLSAKYGRDALPLDLVFHGGSGSTAEEIATAVANGVVKMNIDTDTQYAFSRSVADTVFKNYDGFLKVDGEVGNKKVYDPRSWGKKAESAMAARVVEGAQQLGSAGKSGS, from the coding sequence ATGCCCATCGCCACCCCCGACCAGTACGCCGAGATGCTGGACAAGGCTAAGAAGCAGGGCTTCGCCTACCCGGCAATCAACGTGTCGTCCTCTCAGACGGTCAACGCCGTGCTGCAGGGTCTCACGGAGGCGGGATCTGACGGCATCATCCAGGTCTCCACCGGCGGTGCCGACTACTGGGCCGGCCATTCAGTGAAGAACCGAGCATCCGGCGCCCTTGCGTTTGCCGCATTCACGCGCGAAGTGGCCAAGAACTACCCCATTACCGTGGCGCTGCACACGGACCACTGCCCCAAAGATGCGCTTGACGGCTTCGTTCTGCCCCTGATCGAGGCCAGCGAGGAGTCGGTTCGCAACGGTGGAGAGCCGATCTTCCAGTCCCATATGTGGGACGGTTCGGCCGTGCCGCTCGGCGAGAACCTTGAGATCGCCAAGACCCTCCTCCCCCGCATGAAGAACATCAACTCGATTCTCGAGGTTGAGATCGGCGTTGTCGGTGGCGAAGAAGACGGCGTGAGCCACGACATCAACGAGCACCTGTACACGACGCTCGACGACGCCATTGCTACCGTCGAGGCTCTCGGCTTCGGCGAGCAGGGCCGCTACATGGCCGCGCTCACGTTCGGCAACGTTCACGGGGTGTACAAGCCCGGCAATGTGAAGCTGCGCCCGGAGCTGCTGCGCGAGATTCAGGATGGCCTGAGCGCCAAGTACGGACGCGACGCCCTGCCTCTCGACCTCGTGTTCCACGGTGGGTCTGGTTCGACAGCGGAGGAGATCGCCACTGCGGTCGCCAACGGTGTCGTCAAGATGAACATCGACACCGACACGCAGTATGCGTTCAGTCGTTCGGTAGCCGACACCGTGTTCAAGAACTACGACGGGTTCCTCAAGGTCGACGGCGAGGTCGGCAACAAGAAGGTCTACGACCCGCGCTCATGGGGCAAGAAGGCCGAATCCGCCATGGCCGCCCGTGTGGTCGAGGGCGCCCAGCAGCTTGGCTCGGCCGGCAAGTCAGGTTCCTAA
- the xseA gene encoding exodeoxyribonuclease VII large subunit, with protein sequence MIPDTEALPTVDTPWPVSLLSTKIKGWIERLGAVWVEGEITQWGVSGGTVYGKLKDLDVDATVSFTIWSSVRSRVPADLGQGARVVALVKPNYWVKGGTLTMQVLEMRHVGLGDLLERLERLRQKLRSEGLFDPSRKKALPFLPAVVGLVTGKDSDAEKDVLRNAQLRWPAVEFRVAHAAVQGDRAVTEVIAAIRRLDSDPEVDVIIVARGGGDFQNLLVFSDEALVRAASDAVTPLVSAIGHENDRPLLDDVADLRASTPTDAAKRVVPDVAEEMSRVQQARARIGMRLTSRISTEIDKIEQLRTRPVLSSGDWIIDTRSDELGRWVGRSRELVELRLERSQATVGELASRLRALSPQATLDRGYAIAQMPDGSVLRTADDATVGGALTLTLARGSVGAEVTSTSPERASALSPTTPDSEQPAATAARKVESHSD encoded by the coding sequence ATCATTCCCGACACCGAAGCCCTGCCAACGGTCGATACGCCGTGGCCGGTGAGCCTGCTCTCCACCAAGATCAAGGGGTGGATCGAACGGCTCGGCGCGGTGTGGGTCGAGGGTGAGATCACGCAGTGGGGCGTCTCCGGCGGCACCGTCTATGGCAAGCTCAAAGACCTCGATGTCGACGCGACCGTGAGCTTCACGATCTGGTCGTCTGTGCGCTCTCGCGTGCCGGCCGATCTCGGTCAGGGTGCCAGGGTGGTCGCCCTCGTCAAGCCCAACTACTGGGTTAAGGGCGGCACGCTCACGATGCAGGTGCTCGAAATGCGCCATGTTGGCCTCGGCGACCTGCTCGAGAGGCTTGAGCGGCTTCGTCAGAAGCTTCGCTCCGAGGGCCTGTTCGACCCCTCGCGAAAGAAGGCGCTCCCGTTCCTGCCCGCCGTCGTGGGTCTCGTCACCGGCAAAGATTCGGACGCCGAAAAGGACGTGCTGCGCAACGCCCAGTTGAGGTGGCCTGCGGTTGAGTTTCGGGTCGCCCACGCCGCGGTGCAGGGCGACCGCGCGGTCACCGAGGTCATCGCCGCGATTCGCCGGCTCGACTCCGACCCTGAGGTCGATGTCATCATCGTCGCTCGCGGCGGCGGCGACTTTCAGAACCTCCTCGTCTTTAGCGACGAAGCGCTTGTGCGGGCCGCCTCCGATGCCGTAACCCCTCTCGTCAGCGCCATCGGGCACGAAAACGATCGTCCCCTCCTCGACGACGTTGCCGATCTGCGCGCATCAACGCCGACGGATGCCGCCAAGCGCGTTGTTCCCGACGTCGCAGAGGAGATGAGCCGTGTGCAGCAGGCCCGCGCCCGCATCGGGATGCGCCTCACCTCCCGCATCTCCACGGAGATCGACAAGATCGAGCAACTGCGCACTCGGCCCGTGCTCTCCTCGGGTGACTGGATTATCGACACTCGTTCAGACGAGCTGGGGCGCTGGGTCGGCCGCAGCCGCGAACTGGTCGAGTTGCGCCTCGAACGCTCACAGGCGACCGTGGGCGAGCTCGCATCGCGTCTGCGAGCGCTATCCCCTCAGGCCACCCTCGACCGCGGGTATGCGATAGCGCAGATGCCAGACGGCTCCGTTCTCCGCACGGCAGACGATGCCACGGTCGGCGGCGCGCTCACGCTCACACTCGCTCGCGGCTCCGTAGGCGCAGAGGTGACCTCAACGTCGCCCGAGCGAGCATCCGCCCTCTCCCCCACGACCCCCGACAGCGAGCAGCCCGCAGCAACGGCAGCTCGAAAGGTAGAATCACACAGTGACTAA
- a CDS encoding exodeoxyribonuclease VII small subunit produces MTNTPPTDVAALSYEEARDELVQVVSALEQGSSTLEESLALWERGEALAARCEEWLIGAKARLDAARAAAE; encoded by the coding sequence GTGACTAACACACCCCCCACCGATGTGGCGGCCCTGAGCTATGAAGAGGCCCGCGACGAACTCGTCCAGGTGGTCTCTGCACTCGAACAGGGTTCGTCGACACTCGAAGAGTCTCTCGCCCTGTGGGAGCGAGGCGAGGCCCTCGCCGCCCGCTGCGAGGAATGGCTAATCGGCGCAAAAGCGCGACTCGATGCGGCTCGAGCGGCGGCAGAGTAG
- a CDS encoding DUF4245 domain-containing protein: MARNPGRGPRIVAELGRPETPEETAARKAATSKNHRENQTTLNLLVALGISLIVVLIIVAVVVRPDAPPAEPVDYQTTASQIQPQFDETIVSPELGDGWRANAAQLENGADGISSWYVGFITPSDNFAAMTQGIDANPTWLAAQLRNGFATGTVTIAGITWDVYDRRTAEDPGNLAYALTTTVGESTIVLFGTAPNEEFTELAEAVAQELEGSSR; this comes from the coding sequence GTGGCACGCAACCCGGGGCGCGGTCCTCGCATCGTCGCCGAGCTCGGCCGACCAGAAACCCCAGAAGAAACAGCGGCACGCAAGGCCGCGACCTCAAAGAACCACCGCGAGAATCAGACGACGCTCAACCTTCTGGTCGCCCTCGGCATCTCGCTCATCGTCGTGCTCATCATCGTCGCGGTCGTAGTCCGGCCGGACGCCCCGCCTGCCGAGCCTGTCGACTACCAGACCACCGCGTCTCAGATCCAGCCGCAGTTTGACGAGACCATCGTCAGCCCAGAGCTCGGCGATGGCTGGCGGGCGAACGCTGCCCAACTCGAGAACGGCGCCGACGGCATCTCGTCGTGGTACGTGGGCTTCATCACGCCGTCCGACAACTTCGCCGCCATGACGCAGGGCATCGATGCCAACCCCACGTGGCTCGCAGCCCAACTGCGCAACGGCTTTGCCACTGGCACAGTGACGATCGCCGGGATCACCTGGGATGTCTACGATCGGCGGACCGCCGAAGACCCCGGCAACCTTGCCTACGCACTCACTACAACCGTCGGAGAGAGCACAATCGTTCTCTTCGGTACCGCCCCTAACGAGGAGTTCACGGAGCTTGCCGAGGCCGTGGCTCAAGAACTGGAAGGCTCATCCCGGTGA
- a CDS encoding DUF2470 domain-containing protein translates to MSTFSDDVVTAITNYMNTSQPGITLQIVRALGGVADAESATMTSFDEKRAVFTATVAGQESQVEVPWSHELHSRDEVRADLFLLYERATAAQGN, encoded by the coding sequence ATGAGCACTTTTTCTGACGATGTTGTCACCGCGATCACGAACTATATGAACACCAGCCAGCCTGGGATCACCCTGCAGATTGTGCGGGCCCTGGGCGGTGTAGCCGACGCAGAATCGGCGACCATGACGTCGTTCGACGAGAAGCGCGCCGTGTTCACCGCCACTGTGGCCGGGCAGGAATCTCAGGTGGAGGTTCCGTGGAGCCACGAGCTCCACAGCCGCGACGAGGTGCGCGCTGACCTGTTTCTGCTCTACGAACGCGCCACCGCAGCGCAGGGAAACTAG
- the ychF gene encoding redox-regulated ATPase YchF, producing the protein MALTIAIVGLPNVGKSTLFNALTKNSVLAANYPFATIEPNVGIVNLPDARLAKLAEVFGSERILPAPVSFVDIAGIVKGASEGEGLGNKFLANIREADAIAQVVRAFSDEDVVHVDGKVNPASDMETINTELVLADLQTVEKAIERYEKEVKTKRTEPIVLETAKAARDWLNEGKPLSANTKLDLEPIRELGLLTAKPFIYVFNVDEDVLGDKAKLDELAALVAPAKAVFLDAKLESELIELEPDDAAELLASTGQEESGLDQLARIGFATLGLQTYLTAGPKETRAWTIPQGAKAPQAAGVIHTDFEKGFIKAEVISFEDLMETGSVAEARAKGKARMEGKDYVMQDGDVVEFRFNV; encoded by the coding sequence GTGGCTCTCACTATTGCAATCGTCGGACTCCCCAATGTGGGCAAGTCAACCCTCTTCAACGCGCTGACCAAGAACTCGGTGCTCGCCGCGAACTATCCGTTCGCCACGATCGAGCCGAACGTTGGCATCGTGAACCTGCCCGATGCGCGTCTCGCAAAGCTTGCCGAGGTGTTCGGCAGCGAGCGCATCCTGCCGGCCCCCGTGTCGTTCGTCGACATCGCCGGCATCGTCAAGGGCGCGAGCGAGGGCGAGGGCCTCGGCAACAAGTTCCTCGCGAACATTCGTGAGGCGGATGCCATCGCCCAGGTGGTGCGTGCCTTCAGCGACGAGGATGTTGTGCACGTCGACGGCAAGGTCAACCCTGCCAGCGACATGGAGACCATCAACACCGAGCTGGTTCTCGCCGACCTCCAGACCGTCGAGAAGGCTATCGAGCGCTACGAAAAAGAGGTCAAGACCAAGCGCACCGAGCCCATCGTGCTCGAAACGGCCAAGGCCGCCCGCGACTGGCTGAACGAGGGCAAGCCGCTCTCCGCCAACACCAAGCTCGACCTTGAGCCCATTCGCGAGCTCGGTCTGCTGACGGCTAAGCCGTTCATCTACGTTTTCAACGTCGACGAGGATGTTCTCGGCGACAAGGCAAAGCTCGACGAGCTGGCCGCGCTGGTCGCCCCGGCGAAGGCCGTGTTCCTCGACGCCAAGCTCGAGTCTGAGCTCATCGAGCTCGAGCCCGACGACGCCGCCGAGCTGCTCGCCAGCACCGGTCAGGAAGAGAGCGGTCTCGACCAGCTCGCCCGCATCGGCTTCGCCACCCTCGGCCTGCAGACCTACCTCACGGCCGGCCCCAAGGAGACCCGCGCGTGGACGATCCCGCAGGGAGCCAAGGCACCCCAGGCGGCTGGCGTCATCCACACCGACTTCGAAAAGGGCTTCATCAAGGCCGAGGTCATCTCGTTCGAGGACCTCATGGAGACCGGTTCGGTCGCAGAGGCCCGCGCCAAGGGCAAGGCCCGCATGGAGGGCAAGGACTACGTCATGCAGGATGGCGACGTGGTCGAGTTCAGATTTAACGTGTAG
- a CDS encoding carbonic anhydrase has product MVRGNERFVAGTPNHPRQDVERREELLGAQSPDVALFGCSDSRLAAEIIFDKGLGDLFVVRNAGQIISDSVVGSLEYAVAVLHVPLIVVLGHDECGAVRAAIDSQETRAPQLPPHIHSLIERITPAVLRVRRSLDPGVRPDATEVGREHLRDTVRQLIESSELISDAVAAGTLAIVGANYRLLEGTAVPDVIVGAA; this is encoded by the coding sequence ATGGTCAGGGGCAACGAACGCTTCGTTGCCGGAACACCCAACCACCCTCGCCAGGATGTCGAGCGACGCGAGGAACTTCTCGGAGCCCAGTCCCCCGATGTCGCTCTCTTTGGCTGCAGTGACTCCCGGCTCGCTGCCGAAATCATCTTCGACAAGGGCCTCGGCGACCTCTTCGTCGTGCGAAATGCCGGTCAGATCATTTCGGATTCGGTTGTCGGCAGCCTGGAATACGCGGTCGCCGTGCTCCACGTTCCCCTCATCGTCGTGCTCGGTCATGACGAGTGCGGTGCGGTTCGCGCGGCCATCGACTCGCAGGAGACCAGGGCCCCCCAGCTTCCGCCGCACATTCACTCGCTCATTGAGCGCATTACGCCGGCCGTGCTGCGGGTTCGGCGCAGCCTCGACCCTGGAGTGCGCCCCGACGCCACCGAGGTCGGCCGCGAGCATCTGCGCGATACCGTGCGCCAGCTCATCGAATCGTCCGAGCTCATTAGCGACGCCGTCGCCGCCGGTACGCTGGCTATCGTCGGCGCAAACTACCGGCTTCTTGAGGGAACCGCTGTGCCCGACGTCATCGTTGGTGCGGCCTGA
- the glpX gene encoding class II fructose-bisphosphatase, with translation MIEHPDRNLAMELVRATEAAAIRAYPWIGHGDKNKADGAAVDAMRKFLGTVDFDGVVVIGEGEKDEAPMLYNGEHVGNGNGPACDIAVDPIDGTSLTAAGRQNAISMIAVSDRGTMLDASSVFYMDKIVTGAAGRGGVIDIRKPIGENIRALAKALDKDVSALRVAVLDRPRHAQLIEEIREAGAGTRLMLDGDVAGGINAARYESRIDMCVGVGGSPEGVATAAAIKALGGFIQGRLVPSTDDERQKGLDAGLKFGHVYEADDLVSGENTFFVATGVTDGEMVAGVRRLGPIIRTESIVLRSHSGTIRRVSADHLVSKWLEE, from the coding sequence ATGATCGAGCATCCTGACCGCAACCTCGCCATGGAGCTTGTGCGGGCAACAGAGGCCGCCGCGATCCGCGCGTACCCCTGGATCGGTCACGGAGACAAGAACAAGGCCGACGGCGCTGCCGTCGATGCCATGCGCAAGTTTCTCGGCACGGTCGATTTCGACGGAGTAGTCGTCATTGGCGAGGGCGAAAAAGACGAAGCGCCCATGCTCTACAACGGCGAGCACGTCGGCAACGGCAACGGGCCGGCCTGCGACATTGCGGTCGACCCGATCGACGGCACTTCTCTCACCGCAGCGGGTCGGCAGAACGCGATCTCCATGATCGCCGTCTCAGATCGCGGCACCATGCTCGACGCTTCTTCGGTCTTCTACATGGACAAGATCGTTACGGGTGCCGCCGGTCGTGGCGGTGTCATCGACATCCGCAAGCCCATCGGCGAGAACATCCGTGCTCTGGCCAAGGCGCTGGACAAGGACGTTTCGGCGCTTCGCGTTGCTGTTCTCGACCGCCCCCGCCACGCGCAGCTCATCGAGGAGATCCGCGAAGCCGGTGCCGGTACCCGCCTCATGCTCGACGGTGACGTCGCCGGCGGCATCAACGCTGCACGCTATGAAAGCCGCATCGACATGTGTGTCGGAGTCGGCGGAAGCCCCGAGGGAGTCGCGACCGCTGCAGCCATCAAGGCACTCGGCGGGTTCATTCAGGGACGCCTCGTGCCGAGCACCGACGACGAGCGCCAGAAGGGTCTCGACGCGGGCCTCAAGTTCGGCCACGTGTATGAAGCCGATGACCTGGTCAGCGGCGAGAACACCTTCTTTGTGGCTACCGGCGTGACCGACGGCGAGATGGTGGCGGGCGTTCGCAGGCTCGGGCCGATCATCCGCACCGAGAGCATCGTTCTTCGCTCGCATTCCGGCACGATTCGCCGAGTTTCTGCCGATCACCTCGTTTCGAAGTGGCTCGAAGAGTAA
- a CDS encoding DUF6264 family protein, whose amino-acid sequence MSDNAARPRPAYGAYATPEEVAQARGMTIEEYRKYLASLTAPTPAASTASSEPAPVAHTAGLSQAASGGAPTAPAAASRPRHPVDRFVTFALLAFGLVTVITTTPGLLSLAEGLNTVFEQYGIGEYTQGQFAASLGLAAAITQAVLWLFTAWASFASLRRNRITWWIPLVAGAIAALVVLAVSMAALLADPGFADYVASNPSFVP is encoded by the coding sequence ATGAGTGACAACGCCGCCCGACCACGGCCCGCCTACGGCGCATACGCCACTCCCGAGGAGGTCGCGCAGGCGCGAGGCATGACCATCGAGGAGTACCGCAAGTACCTCGCCTCGCTCACAGCTCCGACGCCCGCAGCATCGACCGCATCCTCGGAGCCTGCCCCCGTCGCTCACACCGCCGGGCTATCGCAAGCGGCCTCCGGTGGTGCACCCACAGCGCCCGCCGCGGCAAGCCGCCCGCGGCATCCTGTCGACCGTTTCGTCACCTTCGCGCTTCTCGCGTTTGGTCTGGTCACCGTGATTACGACGACACCGGGATTGCTTTCGCTTGCCGAAGGGCTCAACACTGTCTTTGAGCAGTACGGCATCGGCGAGTACACCCAGGGGCAGTTCGCCGCTTCGCTCGGGCTGGCCGCCGCAATCACCCAGGCGGTGCTGTGGCTCTTCACCGCGTGGGCATCGTTCGCGTCGCTGCGGCGCAATCGCATCACGTGGTGGATTCCGCTGGTCGCTGGGGCGATCGCCGCGCTTGTCGTGCTTGCCGTGTCGATGGCCGCGCTGCTCGCAGACCCCGGTTTCGCCGACTACGTGGCGTCGAACCCCTCGTTCGTGCCGTAG
- a CDS encoding exonuclease domain-containing protein, with protein MPVNFTAIDFETANSSSASACSVGLVKVRDGIVVDKASWFIKPPVGHDAFLEWNTRIHGIVEEDVADALGWAQQLPDLIAFADGDHLVAHNARFDMGVISGACAATLQETPSFDYLCSLQVARKTYNLDSYRLPVAAMAAGFEDFRHHDALADAEACAAIIVHAAKRHEATDIPHLATIAGANIKSIGAAAADNAPMVLS; from the coding sequence GTGCCAGTGAATTTCACCGCGATCGACTTTGAGACCGCCAATTCGTCCAGCGCCTCGGCGTGCTCCGTGGGTCTCGTGAAGGTGCGAGACGGCATCGTCGTGGACAAGGCATCCTGGTTCATCAAGCCGCCGGTTGGGCACGACGCGTTTCTCGAATGGAATACCCGCATCCACGGAATCGTCGAAGAGGATGTTGCGGATGCTCTGGGCTGGGCCCAGCAGCTGCCCGATTTGATCGCATTCGCCGACGGCGACCACCTCGTCGCCCACAACGCCCGCTTCGACATGGGCGTCATCTCCGGCGCCTGCGCCGCCACCCTGCAGGAGACGCCGTCATTCGACTACCTGTGCAGCCTGCAGGTGGCCCGCAAAACCTACAACCTCGACTCCTATCGCCTGCCGGTCGCGGCCATGGCGGCGGGGTTTGAAGATTTTCGCCACCACGATGCCTTGGCCGACGCTGAGGCGTGCGCGGCGATCATCGTGCACGCGGCCAAGCGCCACGAGGCCACAGACATCCCTCACCTGGCCACGATCGCCGGGGCGAACATCAAGTCGATCGGCGCTGCCGCCGCCGACAACGCCCCGATGGTGCTGAGCTAG
- a CDS encoding 4-hydroxy-3-methylbut-2-enyl diphosphate reductase codes for MTNGRLQAIADPVVPVRREQLRDEPVAGAKRVILAAPRGYCAGVDRAVVAVEKALEHYGAPVYVRKQIVHNVHVVSTLEQKGAIFVDEVDEVPRGSHLVFSAHGVSPAVVQGAKDRELEAIDATCPLVTKVHREATRFSRDDFHILLIGHAGHEEVEGTMGHAPERTTLVNSPDDVATLIVPETDKLVWLSQTTLSVDETMETVRLLRARFPHLQDPPSDDICYATQNRQVAVRKVAEDADLVIVVGSSNSSNSVRLVEVALEYGAKAAYRVDYASEIRQEWLDGVATVGVTSGASVPEVLVQQVLADLAFAGYRDVDQVVTAEEDLMFSLPKELRRDVSGQPDARGLGGRTRKLDWQTP; via the coding sequence ATCACTAACGGCCGTCTTCAGGCCATCGCCGACCCTGTTGTTCCCGTCCGTCGGGAACAACTTCGCGACGAGCCCGTTGCCGGGGCAAAGCGGGTTATTCTTGCCGCTCCTCGAGGCTATTGCGCGGGAGTCGACCGCGCTGTTGTCGCGGTAGAAAAGGCCCTTGAGCACTACGGTGCGCCCGTTTATGTGCGCAAGCAAATCGTTCACAACGTTCACGTTGTCTCGACCCTTGAGCAGAAGGGCGCAATCTTTGTCGACGAGGTCGACGAGGTGCCCCGTGGTTCCCACCTTGTTTTCAGCGCCCACGGCGTCTCACCCGCAGTAGTCCAGGGCGCGAAGGATCGCGAACTCGAAGCCATCGACGCCACCTGCCCGCTCGTGACCAAGGTGCACCGTGAGGCGACCCGATTCTCGCGAGACGACTTTCACATCCTGCTGATCGGCCACGCCGGTCACGAGGAGGTCGAGGGCACGATGGGCCACGCCCCCGAGCGCACAACCCTGGTCAATAGCCCAGACGATGTTGCCACGCTGATCGTGCCAGAGACCGACAAACTCGTCTGGCTTTCGCAGACCACCCTGAGCGTTGACGAGACCATGGAGACGGTGCGCCTTCTTCGTGCGCGGTTCCCCCACCTTCAAGACCCGCCGAGCGATGACATTTGCTACGCGACCCAGAACCGCCAGGTCGCCGTGCGCAAGGTGGCCGAGGATGCCGATCTGGTCATCGTCGTCGGATCATCCAATAGCTCCAACAGTGTTCGCCTCGTTGAGGTCGCCCTCGAATATGGGGCCAAGGCCGCCTACCGAGTCGACTATGCCAGCGAGATTCGGCAGGAGTGGCTCGATGGCGTTGCCACCGTCGGCGTGACCTCAGGAGCCTCCGTGCCCGAGGTTCTCGTGCAGCAAGTACTCGCCGACCTCGCCTTCGCCGGATATCGAGATGTCGACCAGGTTGTCACCGCGGAGGAGGACCTCATGTTCTCCCTGCCCAAAGAGCTTCGGCGCGATGTCTCAGGGCAGCCGGATGCTCGCGGCCTCGGTGGCCGCACCCGCAAACTAGATTGGCAAACCCCATGA